From a region of the Takifugu flavidus isolate HTHZ2018 chromosome 20, ASM371156v2, whole genome shotgun sequence genome:
- the sigmar1 gene encoding sigma non-opioid intracellular receptor 1 isoform X2 produces the protein MSALRTGFKLLLFATAAVLVVLLLRHWMATKQYVFNKEDIAKLAKQYAGQDHEQAFSKVVVELRKRYPGHILPDEELQWVFVNAGGWMGSMCLLHASLTEYLLLFGTAVDTGGHSGRYWAEISDTVISGTFRQWKEGTTKSDIFYPGDTIVHAVGEATSVQWSAGTWMVEYGRGFIPSTLGFALADTLFSTQDFLTMFYTVRVYARSLLLEAGTLLAEAGVL, from the exons ATGTCCGCGCTCAGAACCGGTtttaagctgctgctgttcGCTACAGCCGCCGTCCTGGTCGTCTTACTCCTGAGACACTGGATGGCCACGAAGCAGTACGTTTTCAACAAGGAGGACATCGCGAAACTGGCTAAACAGTACGCAG GACAGGACCATGAACAGGCCTTCTccaaggtggtggtggagctcaGGAAGAG GTACCCGGGCCACATCCTGCCAGACGAGGAGCTGCAGTGGGTGTTTGTGAACGCCGGCGGCTGGATGGGCTCCATGTGTCTCCTCCACGCGTCGCTCACCGAGTACCTGCTGCTCTTTGGTACCGCTGTTGACACAGGAGGTCACTCAG GTCGTTACTGGGCTGAGATCTCCGACACCGTCATATCTGGAACCTTCAGACAGTGGAAGGAGGGCACCACCAAGAGCGACATATTCTACCCTG GCGACACGATCGTGCACGCTGTTGGCGAGGCCACATCAGTCCAGTGGAGCGCTGGGACGTGGATGGTGGAGTACGGCCGAGGGTTTATCCCGTCCACGCTGGGCTTCGCTCTGGCAGACACTCTGTTCAGCACGCAGGATTTCCTCACCATGTTCTACACCGTCCGGGTCTACGCCAGgagcctgctgctggaggccggCACGCTGCTGGCCGAGGCCGGCGTTCTCTGA
- the galt gene encoding galactose-1-phosphate uridylyltransferase isoform X2: protein MSGNKDDSFDPKEHQHLRYNPLRDTWVLVSAHRMKRPWAGQVERPPEQQIPRYEPSNPLCPGNRRASGQVNSDYNSTFVFDNDFPALQPDAPDPASDQHPLFQSKAARGVCKVMCFHPWSDVTLPLMKNQEVVEVIDKWAELVEELGSTYRWVQIFENKGAMMGCSNPHPHCQVWASDFLPNEPALSDRCQRAFHQKHGEPLLLQYAREEAAKKERLVLQSSDWLVLVPYWATWPYQTLLLPRRHILRITELTAEERKGAPTGPLLKEDHSHWQLHAHYYPPLLRSATVKKFMVGYELLAQEQRDLTPEQAAEKLRNLPEEHYRTREKQVEGDEAK from the exons ATGAGCGGCAACAAAGATGACAGTTTTGATCCAAAAG AACACCAGCACCTGCGTTACAACCCCCTGAGGGACACTTGGGTCTTGGTGTCGGCCCACCGAATGAAGAGACCCTGGGCCGGCCAGGTAGAAAGGCCCCCGGAGCAGCAGATACCCAGGTATGAGCCCAGCAACCCGCTGTGTCCCGGGAACAGGCGAGCCAGCGGACAG GTCAATTCCGATTATAACAGCACTTTTGTGTTTGACAACGATTTCCCGGCTCTCCAGCCAGATGCTCCAGATCCAG CTTCGGATCAACACCCCTTGTTCCAGTCCAAAGCTGCTCGCGGCGTCTG tAAGGTCATGTGTTTCCATCCCTGGTCTGACGTCACCCTCCCTCTGATGAAAAACCAGGAGGTGGTTGAGGTGATTGACAAGTGGGCGGAGCTTGTGGAGGAGCTGGGCTCCACCTACCGCTGGGTTCAG ATCTTTGAGAATAAAGGAGCCATGATGGGCTGTTCCAACCCTCATCCTCACTGCCAG gtgTGGGCCAGTGACTTCCTGCCAAACGAGCCGGCGCTGTCGGACCGCTGTCAGAGAGCGTTCCATCAGAAACACGGAGAGCCGCTGCTGCTACAGTACGCCAGAGAGGAGGCCGCCAAAAAG gagcggctggtgctgcaAAGCTCGGACTGGCTGGTGCTGGTTCCATACTGGGCGACCTGGCCCTACCAGACCCTGCTGTTACCACGGCGACACATCCTCCGTATCACTgagctgacagcagaggagaggaagg GAGCTCCGACCGGACCTCTTCTGAAGGAGGATCACTCCCACTGGCAGCTGCACGCTCACTACTACCCTCCTCTGCTGCGCTCGGCCACCGTCAAGAAGTTCATGGTGGGCTATGAGCTGCTGGCCCAGGAGCAGAGGGACCTGACTCCTGAGCAG GCTGCTGAGAAGTTGAGGAACCTTCCAGAGGAACATTACAGGACCAGAGAgaagcaggtggaaggagatgaAGCGAAGTGA
- the galt gene encoding galactose-1-phosphate uridylyltransferase isoform X1 → MSGNKDDSFDPKEHQHLRYNPLRDTWVLVSAHRMKRPWAGQVERPPEQQIPRYEPSNPLCPGNRRASGQVNSDYNSTFVFDNDFPALQPDAPDPASDQHPLFQSKAARGVCKVMCFHPWSDVTLPLMKNQEVVEVIDKWAELVEELGSTYRWVQIFENKGAMMGCSNPHPHCQVWASDFLPNEPALSDRCQRAFHQKHGEPLLLQYAREEAAKKERLVLQSSDWLVLVPYWATWPYQTLLLPRRHILRITELTAEERKGLADIMKRLLTKYDNLFEVSFPYSMGWHGAPTGPLLKEDHSHWQLHAHYYPPLLRSATVKKFMVGYELLAQEQRDLTPEQAAEKLRNLPEEHYRTREKQVEGDEAK, encoded by the exons ATGAGCGGCAACAAAGATGACAGTTTTGATCCAAAAG AACACCAGCACCTGCGTTACAACCCCCTGAGGGACACTTGGGTCTTGGTGTCGGCCCACCGAATGAAGAGACCCTGGGCCGGCCAGGTAGAAAGGCCCCCGGAGCAGCAGATACCCAGGTATGAGCCCAGCAACCCGCTGTGTCCCGGGAACAGGCGAGCCAGCGGACAG GTCAATTCCGATTATAACAGCACTTTTGTGTTTGACAACGATTTCCCGGCTCTCCAGCCAGATGCTCCAGATCCAG CTTCGGATCAACACCCCTTGTTCCAGTCCAAAGCTGCTCGCGGCGTCTG tAAGGTCATGTGTTTCCATCCCTGGTCTGACGTCACCCTCCCTCTGATGAAAAACCAGGAGGTGGTTGAGGTGATTGACAAGTGGGCGGAGCTTGTGGAGGAGCTGGGCTCCACCTACCGCTGGGTTCAG ATCTTTGAGAATAAAGGAGCCATGATGGGCTGTTCCAACCCTCATCCTCACTGCCAG gtgTGGGCCAGTGACTTCCTGCCAAACGAGCCGGCGCTGTCGGACCGCTGTCAGAGAGCGTTCCATCAGAAACACGGAGAGCCGCTGCTGCTACAGTACGCCAGAGAGGAGGCCGCCAAAAAG gagcggctggtgctgcaAAGCTCGGACTGGCTGGTGCTGGTTCCATACTGGGCGACCTGGCCCTACCAGACCCTGCTGTTACCACGGCGACACATCCTCCGTATCACTgagctgacagcagaggagaggaagg GCCTGGCTGACATCATGAAGCGTCTTCTGACCAAGTACGACAACCTGTTTGAGGTCTCCTTCCCCTACTCCATGGGCTGGCACG GAGCTCCGACCGGACCTCTTCTGAAGGAGGATCACTCCCACTGGCAGCTGCACGCTCACTACTACCCTCCTCTGCTGCGCTCGGCCACCGTCAAGAAGTTCATGGTGGGCTATGAGCTGCTGGCCCAGGAGCAGAGGGACCTGACTCCTGAGCAG GCTGCTGAGAAGTTGAGGAACCTTCCAGAGGAACATTACAGGACCAGAGAgaagcaggtggaaggagatgaAGCGAAGTGA
- the sigmar1 gene encoding sigma non-opioid intracellular receptor 1 isoform X1 has translation MSALRTGFKLLLFATAAVLVVLLLRHWMATKQYVFNKEDIAKLAKQYADSNCLCSQDRTMNRPSPRWWWSSGRGDSGLSSQSEPLTLLFLGHAIKRLRDSARTWYPGHILPDEELQWVFVNAGGWMGSMCLLHASLTEYLLLFGTAVDTGGHSGRYWAEISDTVISGTFRQWKEGTTKSDIFYPGDTIVHAVGEATSVQWSAGTWMVEYGRGFIPSTLGFALADTLFSTQDFLTMFYTVRVYARSLLLEAGTLLAEAGVL, from the exons ATGTCCGCGCTCAGAACCGGTtttaagctgctgctgttcGCTACAGCCGCCGTCCTGGTCGTCTTACTCCTGAGACACTGGATGGCCACGAAGCAGTACGTTTTCAACAAGGAGGACATCGCGAAACTGGCTAAACAGTACGCAG ACAGTAACTGTTTGTGTTCTCAGGACAGGACCATGAACAGGCCTTCTccaaggtggtggtggagctcaGGAAGAGGTGATTCTGGGCTCAGCAGCCAGTCCGAACCGCTAACTTTGCTCTTTTTAGGTCATGCAATCAAACGTTTGAGAGATTCTGCACGAACATG GTACCCGGGCCACATCCTGCCAGACGAGGAGCTGCAGTGGGTGTTTGTGAACGCCGGCGGCTGGATGGGCTCCATGTGTCTCCTCCACGCGTCGCTCACCGAGTACCTGCTGCTCTTTGGTACCGCTGTTGACACAGGAGGTCACTCAG GTCGTTACTGGGCTGAGATCTCCGACACCGTCATATCTGGAACCTTCAGACAGTGGAAGGAGGGCACCACCAAGAGCGACATATTCTACCCTG GCGACACGATCGTGCACGCTGTTGGCGAGGCCACATCAGTCCAGTGGAGCGCTGGGACGTGGATGGTGGAGTACGGCCGAGGGTTTATCCCGTCCACGCTGGGCTTCGCTCTGGCAGACACTCTGTTCAGCACGCAGGATTTCCTCACCATGTTCTACACCGTCCGGGTCTACGCCAGgagcctgctgctggaggccggCACGCTGCTGGCCGAGGCCGGCGTTCTCTGA
- the sigmar1 gene encoding sigma non-opioid intracellular receptor 1 isoform X3: protein MNRPSPRWWWSSGRGDSGLSSQSEPLTLLFLGHAIKRLRDSARTWYPGHILPDEELQWVFVNAGGWMGSMCLLHASLTEYLLLFGTAVDTGGHSGRYWAEISDTVISGTFRQWKEGTTKSDIFYPGDTIVHAVGEATSVQWSAGTWMVEYGRGFIPSTLGFALADTLFSTQDFLTMFYTVRVYARSLLLEAGTLLAEAGVL from the exons ATGAACAGGCCTTCTccaaggtggtggtggagctcaGGAAGAGGTGATTCTGGGCTCAGCAGCCAGTCCGAACCGCTAACTTTGCTCTTTTTAGGTCATGCAATCAAACGTTTGAGAGATTCTGCACGAACATG GTACCCGGGCCACATCCTGCCAGACGAGGAGCTGCAGTGGGTGTTTGTGAACGCCGGCGGCTGGATGGGCTCCATGTGTCTCCTCCACGCGTCGCTCACCGAGTACCTGCTGCTCTTTGGTACCGCTGTTGACACAGGAGGTCACTCAG GTCGTTACTGGGCTGAGATCTCCGACACCGTCATATCTGGAACCTTCAGACAGTGGAAGGAGGGCACCACCAAGAGCGACATATTCTACCCTG GCGACACGATCGTGCACGCTGTTGGCGAGGCCACATCAGTCCAGTGGAGCGCTGGGACGTGGATGGTGGAGTACGGCCGAGGGTTTATCCCGTCCACGCTGGGCTTCGCTCTGGCAGACACTCTGTTCAGCACGCAGGATTTCCTCACCATGTTCTACACCGTCCGGGTCTACGCCAGgagcctgctgctggaggccggCACGCTGCTGGCCGAGGCCGGCGTTCTCTGA